In the genome of Candidatus Omnitrophota bacterium, the window TACGGCGGCGGTATTCGTTAACGAAGGCTACGATTCCGACGTGATGCGGGACGTGCAATACGCCCTCGACCGCATTATTCCTTGGTCGGGCGGCTACGCTCACAGCGAGGGAAACGCCGCCGCCCATATCAAGGCGGCCGTCATCGGCAATAGCCGCCAGGTTTTGATCGAAGGGGGGCGGCTGTTATTAGGGCGCTGGGAAGAGATATTCTTCGCCGAGTTCGACGGACCCCGTTCGCGCGAATTGATCGTCTCGGTATTGGAATCGGCTCCTTGATGAAATATTGACGGGTGGCAAGGGCTAGGCGTTAGCCAGCCCTTGAGGGATCAAGCAAAGGCAGACTTACCTTTGCCTTTGCCACTCCATCATTCATCATTCATCACTCATCATTCATCATTGAACTCGTCTTCCTACCGCCTTTCCCTTCCTTGTGGTAATCTACGCTCCATCAACGCTTTTTCGGCGAAAGGAGAATCGGCATGTTGAAATTATCCGAGAATCAAAAATACATTTTGATCCGCTTATTGAAGGATTTGGCCTTGCAGGACCGCAATTTCGACGGATTGGAAGCCATCCGCATCCGCACCATCGGCCTGAAGATGGACATGGCAATGGCGAAGATCGACGAAGCGTTTTACGAAGATTTTCAGACCGTCGAACAAATTTTGGACAGCCTGGGACGCTTCGAGACGGCGGAACAGAAGAATTTCGTCTATCAGCAATGCGCGTCGTTGTTAATGTCCGACCGCAAAATCTCATCCGAAGAACAATCCACGCTCGAACAGCTGCGCCAGGCGCTCGCCATCGGCGAGGAGAAGCACCGGCAAATTCTCACCTGGGTGCAAGAAGGCATGGAATGGGAAAAACGGGGGGAGGAACTCGCCGGCGGTTCCCTGGAAGATTCCTAATTCTTCCTTCCTCGATTTTTTCTCTACAAGGAGAAGACGATGAAGATCGAAATAACGCAGACGGAGGAAGGCGTTATTCTTTCCCTCGTCGGCGTCCTCAAAAAAGCGGAAGCGATCGAAGCGGGGGATCAAATCGCCAAGATCGCCCGGCAAAAGCCGAAAAAACTGGCGCTCGATTGTTCGCAACTGGCGGCTCTTTCCTTGGACAGCGCGCCATTTCTGGTTTCCGCCCTTGAACGGGCGCGGTTGGGAAAAAATAACGTAAGGGCTTTCGGCTGCAATTCCGTCGTCGAGCGCACCCTGCGCGGCGCCGATTTCGAACGGGTGGGGATTTTGGAATAAATCTATCGGCTCGCCGTTAGAGCAAACGGTCCACGGACAATCGACAATGAATATTCTGCTTCGTTTATTTCTTTTCTTTCCTTTCTTTCCTTTATTTTTTATCTCTCCAGCGATGGGCGCGGCGGATGCTTCTTCCCTGCCCTCCAATCTTCACGCCTTGGGCGCGACGGACTCCATCCGCGCTATTGATGTCCAGGCGGTTTACTATATTTATTCCGATGCAACGCCCCTGGCCGATTGGCGCGAACGGATCGAATATCATTTGCGGCGCGCCCAAAAATTCCACCAACGCGAATTCGGCGGCCTTTCGGCGATGAATTACTCGATTCATCCTCAGCCTTATATCGCCTCGGCCTCGCGGGAAGCTTTTCCCAAAGACGATCCCAACAATTTTTTCTGGCATATCGTCAATGACGTTTTGCAATCCGGCGCAATCCATTTTCAATCCAGTTCTTTTCCCATTCTGTTGGTATTTTCCGATATGAATTTTTCACCCGGCTATAGCGATTGGACGCGGGAATGCAGCGGCGAGGGTTGTCCTTTTCCCCCTCCGCACTCCGATTGCAAAGGTTGGGTGACGGCGGAGGGCGAGGACCGCCCCGGATCGCGCTGCGGAGGGGCGCGAGCGGTTTTCTGGCCCGAGAAACATATGGGCTTGGGATTGGTTACAGCGGACGGATGGCGCGTTCCGATTAAAGGCAGCGACTGCGTGGTATATCATGAAGGGATCGGCCATTCCATCGGCCTGCCTCATCCCGAACCTCTTAACAATTCCGTCATGGGTTTGGCGCAATACGTGGACGGCATCCAGAAGACCTGGATCGACGACGATCAGAAAATGCAACTCGGCTGGCCGAAAATGGAAATCAACCGCGCCGATTTTTTCTCTTCATTCGAAGCGAATCATATCCACAGCAAGCCCAAGCCGGGCGTTCCCGTGAGCTTAGCAGCGAAGTTTCCCGAAGGTTTTACTATGAAATCCTGCTTGGCAGTTTATCAAACCGCCGTCAATGAAGCCTTTACCCCATTGCCCAAGCCAACGATTACGAAGAAGGACGGTTTCGTCTATTTGAATTGGTTTATGCCGCCGCGAAAACTGGGGGAAAGCGCAGCTTATCGCGTTCGCGTGGAAACGATATCGGGAGAGACGGAGGAATTTTGGGATTATTACAAAATCAGGGAATAATCATCACTCATTTTTGTTCTTAATGATAATCAGAAAAGTAGGATGGGTCGCGTTTTTTGACCCATCGGTTTTAGGGAATGGCGTAATTGATGGGTCAAACGACATGAGCCATCCTACTTTTCTTGTCACTCGTCACTGTTTTACCTATTGCAAAGCCGCCATCGCCGTTGGCGGCAGCGTCCGGGTTCCGAGTTCGCGGTCCATCATAAACAATCCGCCTTTGGCGTCGCCCATTAGTTTTAAATTTTCTACGACGCTGGCGACGTTCGCTTCCTCTTCCACCTGTTCCGAGACGTACCATTGCATGAAATTGTTCGCCGCATGATCGCTCTCTTTGATGGATAGATCCACAAGTTCGTTGATGCAGCCCGTAATGTGGTTTTCATGCTCCAAGGCGGCTTGAAAAGCGGCGAGGGGGGAATCCCATTCCTTTTGCGGCGCCTCGATGGCGGCTAGCTCGACTTTACCGCCCCG includes:
- a CDS encoding ferritin; this encodes MMNKKIQKAFNQQINEEFFSAYLYMSMAAYFESINLKGFGVWMRVQVQEELIHAARFFNFVLNRGGKVELAAIEAPQKEWDSPLAAFQAALEHENHITGCINELVDLSIKESDHAANNFMQWYVSEQVEEEANVASVVENLKLMGDAKGGLFMMDRELGTRTLPPTAMAALQ
- a CDS encoding secondary thiamine-phosphate synthase enzyme YjbQ, giving the protein MKKETLRVKTHSRTDFVPLAKQVQDVVTKMGVRDGVCTLYVPHTTAAVFVNEGYDSDVMRDVQYALDRIIPWSGGYAHSEGNAAAHIKAAVIGNSRQVLIEGGRLLLGRWEEIFFAEFDGPRSRELIVSVLESAP
- a CDS encoding STAS domain-containing protein, whose product is MKIEITQTEEGVILSLVGVLKKAEAIEAGDQIAKIARQKPKKLALDCSQLAALSLDSAPFLVSALERARLGKNNVRAFGCNSVVERTLRGADFERVGILE